Proteins encoded together in one uncultured Desulfosarcina sp. window:
- a CDS encoding sodium:solute symporter family protein codes for MSGTTWVYIMLGIYIVYCFYWGLKGYFTEKTSSGYAIAGRSIPFIAFLMAATAASFSGWTFVGHPGQIWSQGMAYAFASFYVLTIPITGAFFAKRNWLLGKRYGFVTPGDMFAYYYNNEAVRWLTVITAFLYSMFYSGLQLISAAALFYWVAGVPQTIGLIFMAFIVWFYVVTGGLKASTWVGVIQFLLLVGGICLLGFYVITSDIIGGWTAFSQKVMALDKRYTEVPGLINFGVGGGWTAAMILTYMFALMGIQSSPAFTLWNFGIKSPKPLAWQQVFMSTFVVGIALFYFTAFQGLGAKILEIEGIIAPKVDGDVVPMLMTQFLPGPALGLVFVGAIAAIHSTAAPYIGTGGTILLRDVYWRYIRKQNASHAEQIWVNRALSTAVTLAAVVVSLTARDAIVMIGGFATAFGFLMYLLLLGVHWGWRIPSIGATLGMIAGIIACFLTYYVWRYPLSMHTAFWGLFVGLTVAYLCRGLGAKDSEETRKRQKEVRGWLDSVDAPSESGRKWRSWMKIIVPIWFFFAIGPACLLGNKAFSFCGFSPLWSWQIVWWILGIIMMWALCFKAEMATTNEEQIRRADEETMEVVKEV; via the coding sequence ATGAGTGGAACAACCTGGGTTTACATCATGTTGGGGATCTATATTGTCTACTGTTTTTACTGGGGGCTGAAAGGCTACTTTACGGAAAAGACCTCGTCCGGCTACGCCATCGCCGGCAGGTCGATTCCCTTTATCGCCTTTCTGATGGCCGCTACGGCGGCATCGTTTTCCGGTTGGACATTTGTGGGGCATCCGGGGCAGATCTGGAGCCAGGGCATGGCCTATGCCTTTGCCTCCTTTTACGTGCTGACCATTCCCATCACCGGCGCCTTTTTCGCCAAGCGCAACTGGCTGTTGGGCAAGCGTTACGGCTTCGTGACGCCGGGCGACATGTTCGCCTATTATTACAACAACGAGGCCGTCCGCTGGCTGACGGTGATCACGGCCTTTTTGTATTCCATGTTCTATTCGGGCCTGCAATTGATATCCGCAGCGGCACTGTTCTACTGGGTGGCCGGCGTGCCCCAGACCATCGGCCTGATTTTCATGGCCTTCATTGTCTGGTTTTACGTGGTCACCGGCGGACTCAAGGCCAGCACCTGGGTGGGGGTGATTCAGTTCCTGCTGCTGGTGGGCGGGATCTGCCTGCTTGGGTTTTACGTGATCACTTCGGACATCATCGGCGGCTGGACCGCGTTTTCACAGAAGGTCATGGCCCTGGACAAACGCTACACCGAGGTGCCGGGATTGATTAATTTTGGTGTCGGCGGCGGCTGGACAGCGGCCATGATCCTGACCTACATGTTCGCCCTGATGGGCATCCAGAGTTCGCCGGCCTTCACCCTGTGGAATTTTGGGATCAAATCTCCGAAGCCCCTGGCCTGGCAGCAGGTGTTCATGTCGACCTTTGTCGTGGGGATCGCACTTTTCTATTTTACCGCTTTCCAGGGCCTGGGCGCAAAAATTTTAGAAATAGAAGGGATCATTGCTCCCAAGGTGGACGGCGATGTGGTGCCCATGCTGATGACCCAGTTTTTGCCGGGACCGGCGCTGGGGCTGGTGTTCGTAGGCGCTATCGCGGCCATCCACTCCACGGCCGCCCCGTACATTGGCACTGGCGGTACGATCCTGCTACGCGACGTTTACTGGCGCTACATTCGCAAACAAAACGCCAGCCATGCGGAACAGATCTGGGTCAACCGAGCATTGTCCACGGCAGTAACCCTGGCAGCGGTTGTGGTCAGCCTGACCGCCCGGGACGCCATCGTCATGATCGGCGGGTTTGCCACGGCATTTGGATTTCTCATGTACCTGCTCCTTCTCGGCGTCCACTGGGGGTGGCGGATTCCCAGCATCGGCGCCACGCTGGGCATGATTGCCGGCATTATCGCCTGTTTTCTCACCTATTACGTTTGGCGCTACCCGCTCTCCATGCACACGGCCTTCTGGGGGTTGTTTGTGGGATTGACGGTGGCTTATCTGTGCCGCGGTCTGGGCGCTAAGGACAGCGAGGAGACGCGCAAGCGGCAGAAGGAAGTCCGGGGCTGGCTGGACAGCGTGGACGCTCCTTCGGAAAGCGGGAGGAAATGGCGGTCCTGGATGAAGATCATTGTGCCCATCTGGTTCTTTTTCGCCATCGGTCCCGCATGCCTGCTGGGCAACAAGGCATTCTCTTTTTGCGGCTTTTCTCCGCTGTGGTCCTGGCAGATCGTATGGTGGATTCTGGGAATTATTATGATGTGGGCGCTGTGCTTCAAGGCCGAGATGGCGACCACCAACGAGGAACAGATCAGAAGGGCGGATGAGGAGACGATGGAGGTGGTTAAAGAAGTCTAA
- a CDS encoding helix-turn-helix transcriptional regulator translates to MNLTLPEKIQLLRKRMGLNQGQFGAKAFNLSEETGRTKIKNIELGKQKPTADDLVQMARALNVPESVLGQVSAGQSEQGSSLSRGLLVDQAVLERFHQLQDYLEMLNRAVSIDDEELIEHIAGKLSDVFTYSGQLKAINN, encoded by the coding sequence ATGAATCTAACCCTTCCCGAAAAAATCCAGCTTTTGCGCAAGCGAATGGGGTTGAACCAGGGGCAGTTCGGTGCCAAAGCGTTCAATTTGAGCGAAGAAACCGGACGGACAAAGATCAAGAACATTGAACTGGGAAAACAGAAGCCAACGGCCGACGATCTGGTCCAAATGGCCCGGGCGCTGAATGTTCCGGAGTCCGTTCTCGGCCAGGTGTCCGCCGGCCAAAGCGAACAGGGATCGTCATTGTCCCGGGGGCTCCTGGTCGATCAGGCGGTTCTGGAACGATTTCACCAATTGCAGGATTATCTGGAAATGCTCAACCGCGCCGTTTCAATCGATGACGAGGAGTTGATCGAACACATTGCCGGCAAGCTGTCGGATGTTTTTACCTACAGCGGACAACTCAAAGCTATCAACAATTAA
- a CDS encoding helicase-related protein, whose translation MDQKPSKDYELQIKHLRDRMGLTQVDLAKRLGVSFPTVNRWENAKSKPSQLSWNRLLELSGEFTNNSQIAEPEPPPYGGMPPVLDFTANPDIVRSLVEGERLSFGHLANPAFATETASIDPLPHQRIAVYDRMLNQARLRFLLADDAGAGKTIMTGLYIREMLSRRLLKRVLIVPPAGLVGNWQQELQLLFSLPFNIVSGPDAKNNNPFVGPQSDRVIVSVDTLAGDRVFARISEEGVEPYELVVFDEAHKLSCDRGADYRIRKTGRYKLAEALAGAGNGDHGWRLPWHAHHLLLLTATPHMGKDYPYFALWRLLEPEVLTTPEAFDQFPTEQRNHFFIRRTKEEMVRLDGNPLYPKRLSDTLGFSLSQGDISEQRLYDETTEYLRHVYNRAKLLNQSAARLAMGVFQRRLASSTYALLRSFERRIEKLDKIIDDVQSGDLTIEQLITIQRRIREDDDVFESKSADEETTEDGSEENEVAEEKLLQGVIAASLADLVAEKEQVQTLRGLAAQVYRGGGESKFEKLRDLITAQKYAQEKFLVFTEHRDTLDYLVRRLSGLGYTGQIAQIHGGMHFTERQEQIERFRKPAEEQGARFMICTDAASEGVNLQFCWIMINYDVPWNPARLEQRMGRIHRYGQKHDPVIILNLVAPATREGRVLKTLLDKLEKIRKQLKSDKVFDSIGRIFSEVSIKAYMERIASGDDVNQIAKELEGRLTKEQVKAIQEQERRMFGDGGDVKKELPRLRESIEHEMYFRLLPGYVRKFMTSTAPLVGIKVEGDLGGFFNLLPAHRGAIDPLLSAIDAYPPMQSKRLSILRPDDRQYCIWIHPGEPVFEGFRELVRQKLGKEALSGAVFVDPTAKKPYLFHLARLTVVRKADPEIPELAHEETVECRLVGVKQTESAEISICPVEHLLLLRGGQGLPPQAQRMAVEAQRLRDQARAYFTERVCRSLAVECRERRMASLPERESFVRRGYDFQEAELATARAKMAKKARTGNKGAAAELTRIKAQQRDLSDRLERIISIIRREPELLVPGDVDFIAHALVVPSTDPAELEWRDANVEQIAMDLAKAFEEAEGATVKFVHTPKLARAASLPDHPGFDILSLRLSDKQRCIEVKGRVGAGDVEVTDNEWARACNLRDDYWLYVVYHCGTSTPQLVRVQDPFGNLLVRPFSKSQTVERTIRSTVETSGVRIGHAQIMDVGQT comes from the coding sequence ATGGACCAAAAACCGAGCAAGGATTATGAATTGCAGATCAAACACCTTCGTGATCGGATGGGATTGACGCAGGTCGATCTTGCCAAACGCCTCGGCGTGTCGTTTCCCACCGTGAATCGATGGGAAAATGCCAAATCCAAGCCATCCCAGCTGTCCTGGAATAGATTATTGGAACTTTCCGGTGAATTCACCAACAACTCTCAAATCGCTGAACCGGAGCCGCCCCCATATGGTGGAATGCCACCCGTCCTCGATTTTACGGCCAATCCGGATATTGTCAGATCGTTGGTTGAGGGAGAACGGCTTTCATTCGGCCATTTGGCAAACCCTGCTTTTGCCACGGAAACAGCAAGCATCGACCCGTTGCCCCATCAGCGTATCGCAGTATACGACCGTATGCTGAATCAAGCGCGGCTGCGGTTTCTCCTGGCCGATGACGCCGGTGCCGGCAAAACCATTATGACGGGCCTTTACATTCGCGAGATGCTATCACGACGCTTGTTGAAACGCGTTTTGATCGTCCCACCTGCTGGTCTCGTCGGTAATTGGCAACAAGAGCTTCAACTGCTGTTCAGCCTTCCATTTAATATTGTCAGTGGTCCAGATGCAAAAAACAACAATCCTTTTGTTGGGCCCCAAAGTGACAGGGTCATTGTCAGTGTCGATACGTTGGCAGGGGATAGAGTCTTTGCTCGAATTTCAGAAGAGGGAGTCGAACCCTATGAACTTGTTGTATTTGATGAGGCCCACAAGCTGTCCTGCGACCGTGGGGCGGATTATCGCATTCGGAAGACAGGAAGGTACAAACTTGCCGAAGCATTAGCTGGTGCGGGTAATGGTGACCATGGCTGGCGTCTGCCGTGGCATGCCCATCACCTGCTTCTTCTTACTGCGACACCGCACATGGGGAAGGATTATCCCTATTTTGCACTCTGGCGTTTGCTTGAGCCCGAGGTGCTGACAACACCCGAAGCTTTTGACCAATTCCCAACCGAGCAACGCAACCACTTTTTTATCCGACGCACCAAGGAGGAAATGGTCCGTCTTGACGGGAACCCCCTTTATCCGAAACGACTTTCGGACACGTTGGGATTCTCTCTATCACAGGGCGACATCAGTGAGCAGAGGCTTTATGACGAGACCACGGAATACCTTCGCCATGTATACAACCGCGCCAAGCTGCTCAACCAGTCTGCGGCCCGGTTGGCGATGGGCGTTTTTCAGCGTCGCCTTGCCAGTTCCACCTATGCGCTGCTTCGTTCATTTGAGCGCCGCATCGAAAAACTCGATAAAATCATCGATGATGTGCAGTCAGGCGATTTGACCATTGAGCAATTAATAACGATTCAAAGACGAATTCGGGAAGACGATGACGTTTTCGAATCGAAATCCGCAGACGAAGAAACCACCGAAGATGGTTCTGAAGAGAACGAAGTCGCCGAGGAAAAATTGCTCCAAGGCGTTATTGCAGCTTCATTGGCCGATCTGGTGGCCGAAAAGGAGCAAGTCCAAACGCTTCGAGGCCTAGCCGCCCAAGTTTACAGAGGTGGCGGCGAGTCGAAGTTTGAAAAACTACGCGATCTGATTACCGCACAAAAATACGCCCAAGAAAAATTCCTGGTTTTTACAGAACACCGTGACACCCTTGATTATCTCGTTCGCCGTCTGAGCGGCCTGGGATATACTGGGCAAATCGCTCAAATCCATGGCGGCATGCATTTTACGGAGCGACAAGAGCAAATCGAACGCTTCCGGAAACCCGCCGAAGAACAGGGCGCACGTTTCATGATCTGCACAGACGCTGCGTCTGAAGGTGTGAATCTTCAGTTTTGCTGGATCATGATCAATTACGATGTGCCCTGGAACCCTGCCCGTCTCGAGCAGCGTATGGGGCGCATCCATCGATATGGGCAAAAACACGATCCCGTTATCATTCTCAATCTGGTAGCGCCTGCCACAAGAGAGGGCCGGGTTTTAAAGACCCTGTTGGACAAGCTTGAAAAAATCCGCAAGCAACTCAAGTCCGACAAGGTATTCGACAGCATTGGCCGGATTTTCAGTGAAGTTTCCATCAAAGCCTACATGGAGCGAATCGCTTCGGGAGATGATGTCAACCAGATTGCCAAGGAATTGGAGGGGCGTCTCACAAAAGAGCAGGTCAAAGCGATCCAGGAACAGGAACGTAGGATGTTCGGAGATGGCGGTGATGTAAAAAAGGAATTACCTCGCCTGCGTGAAAGTATCGAGCACGAAATGTATTTCCGGCTGCTGCCCGGCTATGTGCGCAAATTCATGACCTCAACCGCACCCTTGGTCGGGATCAAGGTCGAGGGCGACCTAGGCGGCTTTTTCAATCTTTTACCTGCCCATAGAGGTGCCATCGATCCCTTGCTTAGCGCCATAGATGCCTATCCGCCAATGCAGTCCAAACGATTGTCCATACTACGCCCTGATGATCGTCAGTACTGTATTTGGATACATCCCGGCGAACCGGTCTTTGAAGGTTTCCGTGAGCTGGTCCGTCAAAAACTCGGCAAAGAGGCCTTGAGTGGTGCTGTATTTGTGGACCCAACAGCGAAGAAGCCGTATCTCTTTCACTTGGCGCGTCTGACAGTGGTCCGCAAGGCCGATCCGGAGATTCCGGAACTAGCCCACGAAGAGACCGTGGAGTGCCGCCTTGTGGGAGTGAAGCAAACGGAAAGCGCCGAAATTAGCATTTGTCCAGTGGAGCACCTGCTGCTCCTAAGAGGTGGGCAGGGACTGCCACCTCAAGCTCAGCGGATGGCGGTCGAAGCCCAACGCTTACGTGATCAGGCCCGGGCATATTTTACCGAGCGCGTGTGCCGGTCACTGGCGGTGGAGTGCCGTGAGCGACGCATGGCTTCGCTTCCAGAGCGTGAATCTTTTGTCCGGCGGGGATATGATTTCCAGGAAGCCGAATTGGCCACCGCAAGGGCCAAAATGGCTAAAAAGGCCCGGACTGGCAACAAGGGTGCCGCAGCTGAATTGACGCGCATCAAGGCCCAGCAGCGCGATCTTAGTGATCGCCTTGAGAGAATAATCAGCATCATCCGTCGAGAGCCGGAGCTTTTGGTCCCAGGAGATGTAGATTTTATTGCCCACGCATTGGTAGTGCCCTCCACCGATCCTGCCGAACTTGAATGGCGCGATGCCAATGTGGAACAGATTGCCATGGATTTAGCCAAGGCTTTTGAAGAAGCTGAAGGGGCAACGGTAAAATTTGTACACACCCCTAAACTCGCCCGAGCCGCCAGCCTTCCCGATCATCCCGGCTTTGACATTTTGAGTTTAAGACTCTCGGACAAGCAGCGGTGCATTGAAGTGAAGGGGCGCGTCGGCGCTGGCGATGTGGAGGTGACCGACAACGAATGGGCGCGCGCCTGCAATCTACGCGATGATTACTGGCTCTATGTCGTGTATCATTGTGGGACGTCGACACCGCAGCTGGTGCGTGTCCAAGATCCCTTCGGCAACCTTCTTGTCAGACCATTCAGCAAAAGCCAAACAGTAGAGCGCACGATTCGCAGTACTGTGGAGACAAGCGGCGTGCGTATTGGACACGCTCAGATCATGGATGTGGGCCAAACGTAA
- a CDS encoding AAA family ATPase has product MAKIEGIRIRNFRVLKDVTIGKLWSLQQTEQLSALTAVIGKNGSGKSTLFDAFGFLADCLKSGVEEACDLRGRGGFSRIRSQGQTGPIDFEVYYREHGNARPITYELSIGLDRTGRPYVQKERLRQRRRGQSHGRPFSFLILNEGKGVAWKGETEGRQIDEDREQVDLFGLIDSIQKSEDKEESKTTELVELQDRRKLGISTLGSLKQHPRISAFRQFIEGWYLSYFTPDAARSLPLAGPQRHLNIHGDNLSNVVQFMEREHPKRFNSILNRIASKIPGVDKIDTTETADGRLLLRFNDKGFKDPFYAQQMSDGTLKVFAYLLLLEDPSPPPIFMYRRTGKRSLSQAAGFARPRIPRPYNRKKRRVTGFHYHPSTVFCRRHGAERSLGAGKTRVGVFRYQACQR; this is encoded by the coding sequence ATGGCCAAAATTGAAGGCATTCGTATTCGGAATTTCAGGGTTTTAAAAGACGTTACGATTGGGAAACTCTGGAGTCTGCAACAAACAGAACAACTGTCTGCTCTAACTGCGGTTATTGGGAAAAACGGTTCCGGTAAAAGCACGCTTTTTGATGCCTTCGGTTTTCTTGCTGACTGTTTAAAATCGGGCGTTGAAGAAGCCTGTGATCTGAGAGGACGAGGGGGCTTTAGTCGCATAAGATCGCAAGGGCAAACTGGTCCCATAGACTTCGAAGTATACTACAGGGAGCATGGGAATGCGCGCCCGATTACGTATGAATTATCAATTGGCTTGGATCGGACGGGTCGGCCATATGTGCAAAAGGAACGATTGCGTCAACGCCGGAGAGGTCAGAGCCATGGTCGGCCTTTTTCATTTCTCATTTTAAATGAAGGCAAAGGTGTTGCCTGGAAAGGGGAAACCGAAGGTCGCCAAATAGATGAAGATAGAGAACAAGTAGATTTATTCGGGCTGATCGACTCAATTCAGAAAAGTGAAGATAAGGAAGAAAGTAAAACGACCGAGTTGGTGGAACTTCAGGATAGGCGAAAGCTAGGGATTTCCACATTGGGTTCACTTAAACAGCATCCGAGGATATCTGCCTTTCGTCAGTTTATCGAAGGATGGTATCTCAGCTATTTTACACCGGATGCAGCCCGGAGCCTTCCTCTTGCCGGCCCTCAGAGGCACCTCAATATCCATGGCGACAATTTGAGTAATGTGGTGCAATTTATGGAGCGCGAGCACCCCAAAAGGTTCAATTCAATACTCAACCGAATTGCCAGCAAGATCCCTGGTGTGGACAAAATAGATACAACTGAAACGGCGGATGGACGATTGCTGCTGCGGTTCAATGACAAAGGCTTCAAAGATCCTTTTTATGCTCAGCAGATGTCCGATGGCACCTTAAAAGTGTTCGCCTACCTTTTGCTTTTGGAGGATCCCTCCCCCCCCCCCATTTTTATGTATCGAAGAACCGGAAAACGGTCTCTATCACAAGCTGCTGGATTCGCTCGCCCGCGAATTCCGCGGCCATACAACCGGAAAAAAAGGCGGGTCACAGGTTTTCATTACCACCCATCAACCGTATTTTGTCGACGCCATGGAGCCGAAAGAAGTTTGGGTGCTGGAAAAACAAGAGTCGGGGTTTTCCGCTATCAGGCGTGCCAGCGATGA
- a CDS encoding ISNCY family transposase: MREKQQKQMPLISLPTGHPREVELEMISKILDKTPNIYDHVLQDLNGGLKIERQRTGANGMSAEQVTRAAIVMKLFNFTYEDLAFHISDSRSLRRFCRIGIFDKGFKKSALNENIKRICPETWELISLDLLAYAKDNNIEKGRTTRVDCTVVESNIHPPCDSMQLYDAVRVLARLLTQARDDFKIKIVFTDHRRRAKRRMTAIQYAKGKKQRLSPYKDLLKVTQKSIGYAIKAEETIGGICTTNFELLGLLNSIKHYSDLARQVYDQTYRRVIQGESVSADQKVFSIFEEHTDIIIKDRRDNHYGHKICLTGGASNLILDCVVLEGNPADSTLVEQMLDRQKSAYGRYPLKVALDGGFASKGNLNTAKAKGVKDVCFAKKRGLEEIDMCRSHYVYKKLRQFRAGIESGISWLKRSFGLTRCTWKGFRSFKSYVLSSVVAANLLTIARKQLAPAG, from the coding sequence ATGCGCGAGAAACAACAAAAACAAATGCCGCTGATAAGTCTCCCCACGGGTCATCCCAGAGAAGTAGAACTGGAGATGATCAGCAAAATCCTGGACAAGACTCCTAACATTTACGATCATGTTCTGCAAGACCTCAACGGTGGCCTCAAGATAGAACGTCAACGAACCGGGGCCAACGGTATGAGTGCCGAGCAGGTGACCCGCGCCGCGATTGTGATGAAGCTTTTCAACTTCACCTATGAAGACCTCGCCTTTCATATTTCCGATTCCAGATCGCTCAGACGGTTTTGCAGAATCGGTATTTTCGATAAGGGCTTCAAGAAATCCGCCCTGAATGAAAATATCAAAAGGATCTGCCCTGAGACCTGGGAGCTTATTTCCCTGGACCTGTTGGCATATGCGAAGGACAACAACATCGAAAAAGGCAGAACGACCCGAGTCGATTGTACCGTCGTCGAGAGCAACATCCACCCTCCTTGCGATTCCATGCAGTTGTATGACGCTGTGCGCGTGCTCGCGCGGTTGTTGACTCAAGCCCGGGATGACTTCAAAATTAAAATCGTTTTCACGGATCATCGTCGCCGTGCAAAAAGGCGGATGACCGCCATCCAATACGCAAAAGGGAAAAAGCAACGACTGTCTCCGTATAAAGACCTGCTCAAGGTCACCCAAAAGTCCATCGGTTACGCGATCAAAGCCGAAGAAACGATAGGCGGAATCTGCACAACCAATTTTGAATTGCTTGGCTTATTGAACAGCATCAAACATTACAGCGATTTGGCCCGTCAGGTCTACGACCAGACCTATCGCCGGGTTATTCAAGGCGAAAGCGTATCGGCCGACCAGAAGGTATTCTCGATTTTCGAGGAACACACGGACATCATCATCAAAGACCGCCGGGATAACCATTATGGCCATAAGATTTGCCTGACCGGTGGAGCCTCGAACCTTATCCTCGATTGTGTCGTTCTTGAGGGCAATCCCGCAGATAGCACACTGGTTGAACAGATGCTGGATCGCCAGAAATCGGCTTACGGACGCTACCCGCTGAAAGTTGCCCTGGACGGTGGCTTTGCATCCAAAGGCAATCTGAACACGGCCAAGGCCAAAGGCGTCAAAGATGTCTGCTTTGCCAAAAAACGGGGTCTTGAAGAGATTGACATGTGTCGCAGTCACTATGTTTACAAAAAGCTCAGACAGTTCCGTGCCGGTATCGAATCGGGCATATCCTGGCTCAAACGCAGTTTCGGCTTGACCCGGTGCACGTGGAAAGGTTTTCGTTCTTTTAAAAGCTACGTGCTTTCGTCGGTGGTCGCGGCCAACCTGCTGACGATCGCTCGAAAGCAATTGGCTCCTGCTGGATAA
- a CDS encoding DUF1156 domain-containing protein yields MTDTPRLIERAFPLKQTSLASVHEKNVRHGHISTLHIWPARRPLAACRAALLATLLPDPGTPEERRKLCERIGGTVAEKIERKKMPNGRIIDRVKEETQGGVLRWIGTEPKSGGRKKMADYRRDVEFREKELAWFREEIKKAYGGRAPRVLDPFAGGGAIPLEAMRLGCEATAVDINPVAWFILKCTLEYPQQLAGKTHPLPDFIVEDEDFMEAFYKAHPHLVGRTKQTKRQKAEPQMGLWDKEDSGRIPKADLAWHVRAWGRWVLNQARKELAPFYPTYADFEPIDLKNPKPFEKQPMRLVPLREDGKPDIDALNAEFSENYLKDKRNPRWVAKPTVAYLWARTVKCKNCRATVPLLKTKWLCKKEHKRILISISPKSDKSGVVFDVQSGIPEHKGNAAQKREHDKRLSEGTMSKAGVKCPCCNTIMTMGDLKLEGKSGAIDNILFCVVVDGQFGKEYRTPTREELFAAKEVQPLIPSLFARLPSGLPQEKISPASTRSISCHEYGLDTYAKLMTDRQQAFIACVSSLIRSVLRKNESIGLNEFGAGVVSYLASILDKMD; encoded by the coding sequence ATGACCGACACACCAAGACTTATCGAACGTGCATTTCCCCTGAAACAAACTTCCCTTGCCTCTGTGCATGAAAAAAATGTCCGCCATGGGCATATATCAACCCTGCATATATGGCCGGCCAGACGGCCGTTGGCCGCATGCCGTGCGGCCCTTTTAGCGACGTTGCTGCCCGATCCCGGAACGCCCGAAGAACGGCGAAAGCTCTGCGAACGAATCGGGGGAACGGTTGCTGAAAAAATTGAAAGAAAGAAAATGCCGAATGGGCGCATTATCGATCGCGTTAAAGAAGAGACGCAAGGCGGCGTGCTCCGGTGGATTGGCACGGAACCAAAATCCGGCGGCCGCAAGAAAATGGCGGACTATCGCAGGGATGTGGAATTCCGTGAAAAAGAGTTGGCCTGGTTTCGTGAAGAGATCAAAAAGGCCTATGGCGGACGAGCCCCCCGCGTGCTCGACCCCTTTGCCGGCGGCGGGGCCATTCCTTTGGAAGCCATGCGCTTGGGCTGCGAGGCCACGGCTGTGGATATCAACCCGGTCGCCTGGTTTATCCTCAAATGTACGCTTGAATATCCCCAGCAATTGGCGGGAAAAACGCATCCATTGCCCGACTTCATCGTGGAAGACGAAGACTTCATGGAGGCGTTTTACAAGGCCCACCCTCACCTTGTCGGCCGAACCAAACAAACCAAACGGCAGAAAGCCGAACCCCAAATGGGGCTATGGGATAAGGAAGACTCGGGAAGAATTCCCAAGGCCGATCTGGCCTGGCATGTCCGGGCCTGGGGGCGTTGGGTGCTGAATCAGGCCCGCAAGGAGTTGGCGCCGTTTTACCCGACGTATGCGGATTTTGAACCCATTGATTTAAAAAATCCAAAGCCTTTCGAAAAACAGCCCATGCGATTGGTGCCGTTAAGAGAGGATGGGAAGCCGGATATTGATGCGCTGAATGCCGAGTTTTCAGAGAACTATCTCAAAGACAAACGGAATCCACGCTGGGTGGCGAAGCCGACGGTGGCCTATCTTTGGGCAAGAACAGTGAAGTGTAAAAACTGTCGAGCCACCGTCCCATTGTTAAAAACTAAGTGGCTTTGCAAAAAAGAGCACAAGCGCATTCTGATTTCAATAAGTCCGAAATCTGATAAAAGCGGTGTCGTATTTGATGTTCAATCTGGCATTCCAGAGCATAAAGGCAATGCGGCACAGAAACGAGAGCATGATAAGCGACTTAGTGAAGGAACAATGTCAAAGGCAGGTGTCAAATGTCCGTGTTGTAATACCATAATGACTATGGGGGATCTTAAGTTAGAGGGAAAATCAGGTGCCATTGATAACATTTTATTCTGCGTTGTCGTTGATGGACAATTCGGAAAGGAATATCGAACCCCAACAAGAGAAGAATTATTTGCAGCCAAGGAGGTTCAACCTCTTATCCCAAGTTTGTTTGCTAGATTGCCAAGTGGTCTACCGCAAGAAAAAATTTCGCCTGCTAGCACAAGGTCAATTTCCTGTCATGAATATGGTCTCGATACCTATGCCAAATTAATGACTGATAGACAACAGGCTTTTATAGCTTGTGTTTCCTCCCTAATTCGATCTGTTTTGAGAAAAAATGAATCTATAGGCTTAAATGAATTTGGGGCCGGTGTTGTGTCTTACCTTGCAAGTATATTAGATAAAATGGATTAG